The Ovis aries strain OAR_USU_Benz2616 breed Rambouillet chromosome 8, ARS-UI_Ramb_v3.0, whole genome shotgun sequence genome includes the window TTCCAGTTACTTACAACCCAGCACACTAACTTCTCTTTGTTTGGCACTTCAAACACGAAGGGGTTTGTGCTTACGGTCAAGAAACCATAAGGCACTTGGATATCTGAGTCACGGCGATAAGTCAGAGTCAGGTTGAACAGGTGCTCAATGCCACTCTTCTGCGGTGTGTGAGTCGGTGACTCCAGATTCATCCAAATCCATTTCTGGAAGGGTGGCCTCGCCTGCTGAGGTAAATTGGTCAGATCCCAACTGATGTCTCGGTGGTGGATCAGAACTGCGTGGGACTTGTTGTACAGAGAACGGTCTGTCGTGAGATGGCATCCTTGGATGTTGAACATTGCTTGGCAAGATGTAAGGTCAAAGGTCTGCCCAAATGGCCACACCCAAATCAGAATAGTAGTTTCATTAAAATCACCAGTTTTGGTGGAgaagaaatttttcattttcagcaCAGAGCTGGCTGACTCCATCGGGCTGAAGATCCAGCTGTTGGTGGGCTTGATATAAATGAACAGACACACCATGAAGCAGGCCAGGATAATGCAGACGATTAAAAATGGGCGGAGAATTCCTTTGGATGCTGAGGTCATAATTTTTTCTgtgaaacagaaagggaaagatagagGAGTAGGTGGAGGTAGGGATGAAGAGTTAATCACAAATACATTTTGAGATAAATAGGTGGTACATCCTAAAATACACTTAATCACAAAATcaactgcattttcttttttccagtgttACCAAAAACTAAACATGGTGTCTGCTCAATAAAATCAAGTTGCAAACAGTACCTGTTTCCTAAACACTCACTCTCAACTAGGCTTGGTGTCAAGCACTTTGAATACATTACCCCTATCAATGAGGTCTTTTATCACC containing:
- the FUT9 gene encoding 4-galactosyl-N-acetylglucosaminide 3-alpha-L-fucosyltransferase 9, which translates into the protein MTSASKGILRPFLIVCIILACFMVCLFIYIKPTNSWIFSPMESASSVLKMKNFFSTKTGDFNETTILIWVWPFGQTFDLTSCQAMFNIQGCHLTTDRSLYNKSHAVLIHHRDISWDLTNLPQQARPPFQKWIWMNLESPTHTPQKSGIEHLFNLTLTYRRDSDIQVPYGFLTVSTNPFVFEVPNKEKLVCWVVSNWNPEHARVKYYNELSKSIEIHTYGQAFGEYVTDKNLIPTISTCKFYLSFENSIHKDYITEKLYNAFLAGSVPVVLGPSRENYENYIPADSFIHVEDYNSPSELAKYLKEVDKNNKLYLSYFNWRKDFTVNLPRFWESHACLACDHVKRHQEYKSVGNLEKWFWN